A window from Enterocloster bolteae encodes these proteins:
- a CDS encoding 2-phosphosulfolactate phosphatase has product MEIRILELIEGAKKAEGLTVIIDVFRAFSLECYLYARGASAVFPAGSVEEARHMKQVHPEYLLIGERWGRRCEGFDYGNSPSQTRDADLSGKKIVHTTSAGTQGIVNAVHAEEILTGSLVNARAVADYISRRQPETVSLVAMGNGGERTAREDVICARYIKCLLEGRPCLIDEEIRSLKTAGGEHFFNPHTQEIYPQEDFWLCTKHDIFPFVLRVEKRDDGSLESVKIDSGEGRDAES; this is encoded by the coding sequence ATGGAAATCAGAATATTGGAATTGATTGAAGGAGCAAAGAAAGCAGAGGGATTAACCGTTATCATAGATGTGTTCCGGGCTTTTTCCCTGGAGTGCTATCTGTATGCCCGGGGGGCGTCTGCCGTATTCCCGGCCGGAAGCGTGGAGGAGGCCAGGCATATGAAACAGGTACATCCGGAATATCTTCTCATTGGAGAGCGCTGGGGCCGCAGGTGTGAGGGCTTTGACTATGGAAATTCACCGTCCCAGACCCGGGACGCGGACTTGTCAGGGAAAAAAATCGTACATACTACAAGCGCGGGAACACAGGGAATCGTGAATGCCGTACACGCAGAGGAGATACTGACCGGAAGCCTGGTGAATGCCAGGGCAGTTGCCGATTATATCAGCAGAAGACAGCCGGAGACAGTATCCCTGGTAGCCATGGGAAACGGAGGAGAAAGGACTGCAAGGGAGGATGTGATTTGCGCCCGGTATATCAAATGTCTTCTGGAGGGCAGACCCTGCCTTATAGACGAGGAAATACGGTCCCTGAAGACAGCCGGCGGCGAACATTTCTTTAATCCCCATACCCAGGAAATCTATCCTCAGGAGGATTTCTGGCTCTGCACAAAGCATGATATCTTCCCCTTTGTCCTTCGGGTGGAAAAGCGGGATGACGGTAGTCTGGAAAGTGTGAAGATTGATTCAGGGGAAGGACGGGACGCGGAGAGCTGA
- the sdaAA gene encoding L-serine ammonia-lyase, iron-sulfur-dependent, subunit alpha: MDFKNAKELLDFCQKLNCPISDIMKQRECTLAETSLEDIYAKMDHALSIMRESASSPIQEPKKSIGGLIGGEARLADLHRARGAAICGSVLSRAITYSMAVLETNTSMGLIVAAPTAGSSGIVPGLLLALQEEYSIPDSRVIDALFNAGAIGYLAMRNATVAGAVGGCQAEVGVASAMAASAAVELMGGTAKQCLNAASSVLMNLLGLVCDPLGGLVECPCQGRNAAGAAVALTAAELALSGIRQLIPFDEMLAAMYRVGRQLSPDLRETALGGCAATPTGKALGCRACPCSP, translated from the coding sequence ATGGATTTTAAGAATGCAAAAGAGCTTCTGGACTTCTGCCAAAAGCTGAACTGTCCTATCTCAGATATCATGAAACAGAGGGAATGCACCTTGGCTGAGACCAGCCTGGAAGATATATATGCAAAGATGGACCATGCCCTTTCCATCATGCGTGAATCAGCCTCTTCTCCTATCCAGGAACCAAAAAAATCCATAGGGGGGCTTATTGGCGGAGAAGCCAGGCTGGCAGACCTGCACCGGGCCAGAGGAGCCGCCATCTGTGGCAGCGTTCTCTCCAGGGCAATCACTTATTCCATGGCAGTCCTGGAGACAAATACATCCATGGGGCTCATTGTGGCGGCTCCCACGGCCGGCTCCTCCGGCATTGTCCCCGGCCTGCTTCTGGCGCTCCAGGAAGAATACAGCATTCCTGACAGCAGGGTAATAGATGCTCTGTTTAATGCCGGCGCCATCGGTTACCTGGCCATGAGAAACGCCACCGTGGCAGGCGCGGTGGGCGGCTGCCAGGCAGAGGTGGGGGTTGCCTCGGCTATGGCCGCCTCGGCTGCCGTGGAGCTCATGGGAGGAACTGCAAAACAGTGTCTCAATGCCGCCTCGTCGGTTCTCATGAACCTGCTGGGCCTGGTGTGCGACCCCCTGGGAGGTCTGGTGGAATGCCCCTGCCAGGGCAGGAACGCCGCTGGCGCCGCTGTTGCGCTGACCGCTGCGGAGCTGGCCCTGAGCGGCATCCGCCAGCTGATTCCTTTTGATGAAATGCTCGCGGCCATGTACCGTGTGGGAAGACAGCTGTCCCCTGACCTGCGCGAAACAGCGCTGGGCGGATGTGCGGCCACGCCCACAGGGAAGGCGCTGGGGTGCAGGGCGTGTCCATGCAGTCCGTAA
- a CDS encoding ABC transporter substrate-binding protein has protein sequence MSTEEKTGRRARDREKKNWREESFETTKSHSRPAVSRMSASILLLAGLLFMVTGCSPAAPPGSVGRQDPEVKIRVVCSSGDIRWKSGMENAAEAFMKSNQDIKVELYFMPEAENQTYARRLEVLAAQGEFNDIVELRETDSLVQAGLLAPMPEEVYSLVENPGTCGGICYGVPLYTTTLGMIYNAEIFERLGLCAPRTYEEFLRVCATLKASGYDAIALGAAGDRHMKYWGNYLFCNYIASGDGQACWTKEKAAEMLGDFRDLASRGYINSRYRAVTDRETARAISTRQAVMVYAGPQMLQQIENLNPQIRLGFFFLPGKNGTVYAMDDRSVQWGISSLTAGDGKKMDACARFLQFCYSVGVYETILEIMNGNSVTVRRVNMPDTPDRKIMEAAYEGNPVYTEFLLKDAQPPDGFIECYDRMLVETLWGGTSISSLADNMLERWEEP, from the coding sequence ATGAGTACAGAAGAGAAAACCGGCCGCAGAGCCAGGGATAGAGAAAAGAAAAATTGGCGGGAAGAAAGCTTTGAAACCACAAAATCCCACAGCAGACCAGCCGTGAGCAGGATGTCAGCCAGCATCCTTCTTTTGGCTGGTCTGTTGTTTATGGTGACAGGATGCAGCCCCGCAGCGCCCCCTGGGTCCGTCGGCCGTCAGGACCCAGAGGTGAAAATACGGGTGGTCTGCTCATCAGGGGACATTAGATGGAAGAGCGGAATGGAGAATGCGGCAGAAGCTTTTATGAAATCTAATCAGGACATTAAGGTGGAGCTGTATTTCATGCCGGAAGCAGAAAACCAGACATACGCCAGGCGGCTGGAAGTGCTGGCTGCCCAGGGAGAGTTTAACGATATCGTGGAGCTGAGGGAGACGGACTCCCTTGTACAGGCAGGGCTTCTGGCCCCCATGCCGGAGGAAGTGTATTCGCTGGTGGAGAATCCCGGTACCTGCGGCGGCATATGCTATGGTGTTCCCCTTTACACCACCACCCTGGGGATGATTTATAATGCGGAGATATTTGAACGGCTGGGACTTTGCGCACCTCGCACATATGAGGAATTTCTTCGGGTGTGCGCCACCCTTAAGGCATCAGGATATGATGCCATTGCCCTGGGAGCTGCCGGCGACCGGCATATGAAATATTGGGGGAATTACCTGTTCTGCAACTACATTGCGTCAGGGGACGGACAGGCCTGCTGGACCAAAGAAAAGGCAGCGGAGATGCTGGGGGATTTCCGTGATCTGGCCAGCCGGGGATATATCAATTCCCGGTACAGGGCAGTGACAGACCGTGAGACAGCCAGGGCCATATCCACCCGGCAGGCGGTCATGGTGTATGCAGGGCCTCAGATGCTGCAGCAGATAGAGAACCTGAATCCTCAGATCCGCCTGGGCTTCTTCTTTCTTCCTGGAAAGAACGGGACTGTCTATGCAATGGACGACAGAAGTGTGCAGTGGGGGATTTCGTCGCTGACTGCCGGGGATGGAAAAAAGATGGATGCGTGTGCCCGGTTCCTTCAGTTCTGCTATTCCGTAGGCGTATATGAAACCATATTGGAAATCATGAACGGGAACTCTGTGACAGTCCGCCGGGTGAACATGCCGGACACGCCGGACAGGAAAATCATGGAGGCTGCTTATGAGGGAAATCCTGTGTATACGGAGTTTCTGCTTAAGGATGCCCAGCCGCCGGATGGTTTTATTGAATGCTATGACCGGATGCTGGTTGAGACGCTGTGGGGCGGAACATCAATTTCATCCCTGGCAGATAATATGTTGGAACGCTGGGAGGAGCCGTGA
- a CDS encoding LysR family transcriptional regulator, with the protein MELRQLQTFVTITQTESFSRAAEVLGYTQSALTVQIRLLENELGVKLFDRMGKRVYLTAPGRQFLGHANQIIRDIKCAREFAKSEEELCSPLHVGTLESLCFSKLPQILNSFRSSHPRVPVKVTASTPNQLIDMMERNQLDLIYILDRPRYNDNWNKVMEVREPIVFVASPSCGLGGNRVISLEEIMDEPFFLTEKNENYRRELDCFLESQGMVLTPFLEISNTEFIIRMIRKNRGISYLPLFAVQEYVKRGELAVLDVADFRLAMYQQVIYNRNKWLTKEMDAFIRITANHSGTGSICGGNDI; encoded by the coding sequence ATGGAGTTAAGACAGCTGCAGACCTTTGTGACTATCACCCAGACCGAAAGCTTTTCCAGGGCAGCAGAGGTTTTAGGCTATACCCAGTCAGCCCTGACCGTGCAGATACGCCTTTTGGAAAATGAGCTGGGAGTAAAACTGTTTGACCGTATGGGGAAACGGGTTTACCTGACAGCGCCCGGCAGGCAGTTTCTGGGCCATGCCAACCAAATTATCCGGGATATAAAATGTGCCAGGGAATTTGCAAAAAGCGAGGAGGAGCTGTGCAGCCCCCTTCATGTGGGAACACTGGAATCCCTGTGTTTTTCAAAGCTTCCCCAGATACTGAATTCCTTTCGCAGCAGCCATCCCAGGGTTCCGGTCAAGGTGACTGCTTCCACGCCCAACCAGCTGATTGATATGATGGAGAGGAACCAGCTGGATTTGATATACATTCTGGACCGGCCAAGGTATAATGATAATTGGAATAAGGTCATGGAAGTCCGGGAACCCATTGTGTTCGTGGCTTCTCCCTCCTGCGGCCTTGGGGGGAACAGGGTAATCAGCCTGGAGGAAATCATGGACGAGCCGTTCTTCCTGACGGAAAAGAATGAAAATTACAGGCGGGAGCTGGATTGTTTCCTGGAATCACAGGGAATGGTCCTCACTCCCTTTTTGGAAATCAGCAATACGGAATTCATCATAAGGATGATAAGGAAGAACCGGGGCATATCATATCTTCCCCTGTTTGCGGTGCAGGAATATGTAAAACGTGGGGAGCTGGCTGTGCTTGATGTGGCTGACTTCAGGCTGGCCATGTATCAGCAGGTTATTTATAACAGGAATAAGTGGCTGACAAAAGAGATGGATGCGTTTATCCGTATTACAGCCAACCACTCAGGAACCGGGTCAATATGCGGCGGTAACGATATATAA
- the buk gene encoding butyrate kinase, with translation MSEVYQIIAVNPGSTSTKVAVFDNDKKRFSVNVSHPVSELKQFQEIVDQLDYRKKTILSALEEHHVDLRKTDAFSGRCTGLLPMTGGVYEVNDLMYRHGSMGIGSKHPGNLGPMIARDFGLQFGSRSFVVNPSSTDEFRLEARLTGLGDIQRTSRGHPLNQKEVAARYAARLGKCYEDINVVVVHMGGGISVTAHEKGKMVDTADSTRGEGRMAPTRTGALPAASLVELCFSGKYTQKELMDKIMKTGGWTDLLGTADALEVEQRIGEGDMYAKLVYETTGYQIAKDIGAYAAVLCGEVDGILLTGGLAHSQYLVEIITQMTKFIAPVCVFPGEFEMEGLAAGALRVLRGIECPKFYTGRPVFQGFHKMGQLA, from the coding sequence ATGAGTGAAGTATATCAGATTATTGCAGTTAACCCCGGATCCACATCCACCAAGGTTGCGGTGTTTGACAATGATAAAAAACGCTTTTCCGTAAATGTGTCCCATCCGGTCAGCGAACTGAAACAATTCCAGGAGATTGTGGACCAGCTGGACTACCGGAAGAAGACCATTCTCAGCGCATTGGAGGAACACCATGTGGACCTGAGAAAAACAGATGCCTTTTCCGGGCGGTGTACAGGGCTTCTTCCCATGACAGGTGGAGTGTATGAGGTAAACGACCTTATGTACCGGCACGGAAGCATGGGGATAGGAAGTAAGCATCCGGGTAATCTGGGTCCTATGATAGCCAGGGACTTCGGCTTACAGTTTGGCAGCCGCAGCTTTGTGGTCAATCCCAGCAGCACTGATGAGTTCCGCCTGGAGGCGCGTCTCACCGGGCTGGGGGATATCCAGAGAACCAGCCGGGGGCATCCTCTAAACCAGAAAGAGGTAGCCGCACGTTATGCAGCCCGGTTAGGGAAATGTTACGAGGATATTAATGTGGTAGTGGTACATATGGGCGGCGGAATATCTGTAACTGCCCATGAAAAGGGGAAGATGGTGGATACGGCTGATTCAACCAGAGGAGAGGGGAGAATGGCCCCTACCAGGACCGGCGCATTGCCGGCCGCATCTTTGGTGGAATTGTGCTTTTCCGGCAAGTATACGCAAAAGGAGCTGATGGATAAAATCATGAAGACCGGCGGCTGGACGGATTTGCTGGGAACCGCTGACGCTCTGGAGGTGGAGCAAAGGATTGGCGAGGGCGATATGTATGCAAAACTTGTCTATGAAACCACCGGTTACCAGATTGCCAAAGATATTGGCGCCTATGCCGCGGTGCTGTGCGGTGAAGTGGACGGCATACTGCTGACAGGAGGTCTGGCCCATTCCCAATATCTGGTAGAAATTATCACACAGATGACCAAATTCATAGCGCCGGTCTGTGTATTTCCCGGTGAGTTTGAGATGGAGGGCCTTGCAGCTGGAGCCCTCCGGGTACTCCGCGGCATAGAGTGTCCAAAATTCTACACCGGAAGGCCCGTGTTCCAAGGATTCCATAAAATGGGACAGTTGGCATAA
- a CDS encoding extracellular solute-binding protein: MKKREGGILAWAAAVFLLVGMAAGCSRSEEARYQLNPKQPVMITVWNYYNGQTKQAFDNLVSRFNETLGTEMGIIVDSVSYGDVNQLAEEAYNSASGRLGADAMPNLFAAYPENAYRIDVLGKLVDLNQYFSEDELKVYRADFLQDCSFGGNYGLKILPVVRSTENLFLNKTDWDRFAGDTGVRLDRLSTWEGVAETAKAYYEWSGGKAFLGIDSLANYIIVASVQTGNDIYKLQDGQVTFSFDQDLARILWDELYVPYVKGYYANLGKFRSDDEKTGDILAYVGSSAGAVYFPKEVTLNQNEIYRIESSVLPYPCFRDGDLCAMVQGAGFAIAQSDSTHEYASAVFLKWLTQEEQNLDFAVNSGYLPVENSSLNQGYAKAMAAYSGTPEYNPTIGGSAEATLKMLSEYRFYSNPPFEGSYEMRQFYGEYMEASVDNARLEAEDKMKAGMTKEEAQAQVTDEAHFQEWYEGWQDNAAKLLGS; the protein is encoded by the coding sequence ATGAAAAAGAGAGAGGGAGGAATACTGGCATGGGCGGCAGCGGTATTCCTGTTAGTAGGGATGGCAGCCGGCTGTTCACGCAGTGAGGAAGCCAGGTATCAGCTGAATCCCAAACAGCCGGTTATGATTACGGTATGGAATTATTATAACGGGCAGACAAAACAGGCCTTTGACAATCTGGTGTCCAGATTCAATGAAACACTGGGCACGGAAATGGGAATTATTGTGGACAGTGTCAGCTATGGAGATGTAAACCAGCTGGCGGAGGAGGCTTACAATTCAGCCAGCGGAAGGCTGGGAGCTGACGCCATGCCCAATCTGTTTGCAGCGTATCCGGAAAATGCCTACCGCATTGATGTGTTGGGCAAGCTTGTGGACCTGAATCAATATTTTTCCGAGGATGAGCTGAAGGTATACCGGGCGGATTTTCTTCAGGACTGCAGCTTCGGCGGGAATTATGGGCTTAAAATTCTTCCTGTTGTGCGCTCTACGGAAAATCTGTTTCTGAATAAGACGGACTGGGACAGGTTTGCAGGGGACACAGGGGTCCGGCTGGACCGTCTTTCTACCTGGGAGGGGGTGGCTGAGACAGCCAAGGCCTATTACGAGTGGTCGGGGGGCAAGGCATTTCTGGGCATTGACAGCCTGGCCAACTACATCATTGTTGCGTCCGTGCAGACAGGAAATGATATTTATAAGCTGCAGGACGGCCAGGTGACGTTTTCCTTTGACCAGGACCTGGCCAGGATTTTGTGGGATGAACTGTATGTGCCCTACGTAAAGGGCTATTATGCAAATCTGGGCAAGTTCCGTTCTGATGATGAAAAGACAGGGGATATACTGGCTTATGTAGGCTCCAGCGCAGGGGCGGTTTATTTTCCAAAGGAAGTGACCCTGAATCAGAATGAAATCTACCGGATTGAGAGCAGTGTTCTTCCATATCCCTGTTTCCGCGACGGGGACTTGTGCGCCATGGTCCAGGGGGCCGGATTCGCTATTGCACAAAGCGACAGTACCCATGAGTATGCATCGGCCGTATTTCTGAAATGGCTGACCCAGGAGGAGCAGAATCTGGATTTTGCGGTGAACAGCGGTTATCTGCCGGTGGAGAACAGTTCCCTGAACCAGGGATATGCCAAGGCTATGGCAGCCTATTCCGGTACGCCGGAATATAATCCCACGATAGGAGGGTCCGCAGAGGCTACTCTGAAAATGCTCTCTGAATACCGCTTTTATTCCAATCCTCCCTTTGAGGGAAGCTATGAGATGAGACAGTTTTACGGCGAATATATGGAGGCTTCTGTGGACAATGCCCGTCTGGAGGCTGAGGATAAGATGAAGGCCGGCATGACAAAGGAAGAGGCCCAGGCCCAGGTCACGGATGAGGCCCATTTCCAGGAATGGTATGAAGGGTGGCAGGATAATGCCGCTAAATTATTAGGGAGCTGA
- a CDS encoding bifunctional enoyl-CoA hydratase/phosphate acetyltransferase yields MIKTLGDVLRTAAQSRPLVMAVAAAQDEAVLTAVHLAAEHGLVKPLLVGDKTGIIHIAQKAGIELELGDVIDVPDKESACMKAAELVRDKKADVLMKGMVDTGLIMRAVLDKENNLRKSPVISHVAVMQVPGFDRLFYVTDSAMNIAPTLEQKAAILKNAVEVAHALENEMPRAAVLCAVEKVNPKMPCTLDAKELARQNKQGDIPGCLVDGPLALDNAVSIEAAKHKGVDSPVAGRADILLVPDIEAGNMLNKAMEYFAGADKAGVMMGAKVPIILTSRAASPQSKLYSIALGVLIASKTKELF; encoded by the coding sequence ATGATTAAAACGTTAGGTGATGTTTTGAGGACTGCAGCCCAGTCAAGGCCGCTTGTCATGGCAGTCGCAGCAGCCCAGGATGAGGCGGTTCTGACGGCTGTGCATCTGGCTGCAGAACATGGTCTTGTTAAGCCGTTGCTGGTAGGTGATAAAACAGGTATCATCCATATTGCACAGAAGGCCGGAATTGAGTTGGAGCTGGGAGATGTAATTGATGTACCGGATAAGGAATCAGCCTGTATGAAGGCGGCTGAATTGGTCAGAGATAAAAAGGCCGATGTGTTAATGAAGGGCATGGTGGATACTGGGTTAATCATGCGCGCCGTACTGGATAAGGAAAACAACCTAAGAAAAAGTCCTGTAATCAGCCATGTGGCGGTAATGCAGGTCCCTGGATTTGACCGTCTGTTTTATGTGACCGATTCCGCCATGAATATCGCGCCCACATTGGAACAGAAAGCCGCAATTTTAAAGAATGCGGTGGAGGTTGCCCATGCTCTTGAAAATGAGATGCCTAGAGCTGCTGTACTATGTGCCGTGGAAAAGGTGAATCCTAAAATGCCCTGCACACTGGATGCCAAAGAGCTGGCCCGGCAAAATAAACAGGGTGATATTCCCGGCTGCCTGGTGGACGGTCCTCTGGCTCTGGATAACGCGGTTTCAATAGAGGCGGCAAAACATAAAGGGGTCGACAGTCCTGTGGCCGGTCGTGCCGACATACTGTTGGTGCCGGATATTGAGGCGGGAAATATGTTAAACAAGGCCATGGAGTATTTTGCCGGTGCAGACAAGGCCGGAGTTATGATGGGGGCAAAGGTCCCGATTATCCTGACATCCAGGGCTGCCTCGCCTCAGTCCAAATTATATTCCATTGCATTAGGCGTATTGATTGCATCTAAAACAAAGGAGCTTTTCTAA
- a CDS encoding cache domain-containing protein has product MQRKVNRLIRLATSFVILGLVPLLAAGTALTGHFRSNMERVVLDDIGRMVSYGGSNTEAVLEECSSLTKHIYDVSTDDGMFLYQILKSPGLGREERKMEITLLLSDFLDRDSRLRSVYFKDRKGQIYYATRNAYKVLDEDAFRYWTGKEDEKGDFSVLPAHMDDYFQDSGSQVITFRRSYQDITSLKTIGSCLGHFYMDMDVSRLQSALSDIDLGFGASFYIMDDSGACIYRVDTDGSGNTADSMASLLPSMNQETGSLLGDGTYVVYKRLEPYGWTVAVQAAQDRVLVMESTIRYTAVFLGAVFLAFLCLYSYFPERIHRP; this is encoded by the coding sequence ATGCAGAGAAAAGTAAACAGATTGATTCGTCTGGCCACATCCTTTGTGATTCTGGGCCTGGTGCCTCTTCTGGCTGCCGGCACGGCGTTAACGGGACATTTCAGAAGCAATATGGAACGTGTGGTGCTGGATGACATAGGGCGCATGGTGAGCTATGGGGGCAGCAATACAGAGGCGGTGTTGGAGGAATGCAGCAGCCTGACAAAGCATATCTATGACGTTTCCACGGATGATGGAATGTTCCTGTACCAGATTTTAAAATCCCCCGGTCTTGGCCGGGAGGAAAGGAAAATGGAAATCACCCTTCTTCTGAGTGATTTTCTGGACAGGGACAGCAGGCTGCGCAGCGTTTATTTTAAGGACCGGAAAGGGCAGATTTATTATGCTACCAGGAACGCGTATAAGGTACTGGATGAGGACGCGTTCCGGTATTGGACCGGGAAAGAGGATGAGAAAGGGGATTTTTCGGTCCTGCCCGCCCATATGGATGATTATTTTCAGGATTCCGGGAGTCAGGTCATTACCTTCCGGCGCAGTTATCAGGATATCACCTCCTTAAAGACCATAGGAAGCTGTCTGGGCCATTTTTATATGGATATGGATGTAAGCAGGCTGCAGTCCGCGCTTTCCGATATAGATTTGGGATTCGGCGCATCCTTTTATATTATGGATGATAGCGGAGCATGCATTTACCGTGTTGATACCGACGGGAGCGGGAATACAGCGGACAGTATGGCGTCCCTTCTCCCGTCCATGAATCAGGAGACGGGCAGCCTTCTTGGGGACGGAACCTATGTGGTGTATAAACGTCTGGAACCTTATGGCTGGACCGTGGCCGTACAGGCAGCACAGGACCGGGTCCTGGTTATGGAGAGTACCATCCGGTATACAGCAGTGTTTTTAGGCGCGGTTTTCCTGGCGTTTTTATGCCTGTACTCCTATTTCCCGGAGCGGATTCACAGACCATAG
- the sdaAB gene encoding L-serine ammonia-lyase, iron-sulfur-dependent subunit beta: protein MAFISIFDVLGPEMIGPSSSHTAGACSIALLAGKMADSPITHVEFTLYQSFAKTHKGHGTDLALLGGIMGFSTDDRRIPLACSVAEERGLSYRFITDDTDSDTHPNTVDIRITCLNGRTYSVRGESLGGGKVRISRIDHIDVDFSGEYSTLIIIHRDRLGVLAHITRCLSEGYVNIAFMKLFRETKGDRAYSIIEFDGSLPDHMVSRIYENPDVQDVMFIPVKGENENGF from the coding sequence ATGGCATTTATCAGTATATTTGACGTGTTGGGCCCGGAAATGATAGGGCCCTCCAGTTCCCACACAGCCGGCGCATGCTCCATTGCCCTGCTGGCCGGGAAAATGGCGGACAGTCCCATTACACATGTGGAATTTACCCTCTACCAGTCCTTTGCAAAGACCCATAAGGGCCATGGAACAGACCTGGCGCTCCTGGGAGGAATCATGGGCTTTTCCACAGACGACAGAAGGATACCCCTTGCATGTTCCGTGGCAGAAGAACGGGGACTCTCCTACCGTTTCATCACCGATGACACTGATTCGGACACTCACCCCAACACAGTGGATATCCGCATAACCTGCTTAAACGGGCGCACTTACTCGGTGCGGGGCGAATCCCTGGGAGGCGGGAAGGTACGGATCAGCCGCATTGACCATATAGACGTGGACTTTTCCGGCGAGTACAGCACACTCATCATCATACACCGCGACCGCCTGGGTGTCCTGGCCCATATCACCCGCTGTCTCAGCGAGGGATATGTAAACATTGCCTTTATGAAGCTGTTCCGGGAAACAAAAGGAGACAGGGCTTACAGCATCATTGAATTTGACGGAAGCCTGCCGGACCATATGGTATCACGGATTTACGAAAACCCGGATGTACAGGATGTTATGTTTATACCGGTGAAGGGAGAAAACGAAAATGGATTTTAA
- a CDS encoding sodium:solute symporter family protein, with protein MTVWTAAGIALVLFLIVGVGLFSGKRVKGASDFVDGGKKAGPFLVCGTIMGSLVSSQATVGTAQLAFHYGLAAWWFTLGAGIGCLILGVMYARPLRDSGCITELQIISRSYGAAAGSLGSVLCSTGIFISVLAQVVACSGLAITLFPHIPVWAAALASIIIMCFYVIFGGAWGAGMGGIVKLVLLYAASLVGMVYALSVSHGIGGIFSELIEQLCGTGLGLVQQSANGVSNLKDTADLADRYGNLVARGAMKDIGSGLSLMLGVLSTQTYAQAVLSAESDRKAKRGALLSAMLIPPLGIAGICIGLFMRSHYMLQAEAETLKAAGMAIPDLPVLTSTIQVFPAFVLDYMPPLLAGIALGTLLITSVGGGAGLSLGMATILIKDIYQRMTTKRMDEKKELAATRGILGAILVTAACVASLVPGSTINDLGFLSMGLRGSVVLVPMSCALWLKYDINKRWVLTAIVLAPAAVLVGKLLALPIDSLYLGILVSVLCCCAGGIMGREPGKRRICDD; from the coding sequence ATGACAGTCTGGACAGCGGCAGGTATTGCATTGGTCCTGTTTCTTATCGTAGGCGTGGGCCTGTTTTCCGGAAAAAGGGTAAAGGGCGCCAGTGATTTTGTGGATGGAGGCAAAAAGGCCGGTCCTTTTCTGGTCTGCGGTACCATTATGGGAAGCCTGGTCAGCAGCCAGGCCACGGTCGGGACAGCCCAGCTTGCTTTCCATTACGGCCTGGCCGCCTGGTGGTTCACCCTGGGGGCGGGAATCGGATGCCTGATTCTTGGCGTGATGTACGCCAGACCCTTAAGAGACAGCGGCTGTATCACTGAGTTACAGATTATCTCCAGATCATATGGCGCGGCTGCCGGAAGCCTGGGATCTGTATTGTGCTCCACCGGTATATTTATCAGTGTGCTGGCTCAGGTGGTGGCGTGTTCCGGTCTGGCCATTACTCTGTTTCCCCACATTCCTGTTTGGGCAGCGGCTCTGGCATCTATTATTATCATGTGTTTTTATGTGATTTTTGGAGGCGCCTGGGGCGCTGGAATGGGGGGGATTGTAAAGCTGGTGCTGTTGTATGCAGCTTCTCTGGTCGGTATGGTCTATGCTCTGTCAGTCAGCCATGGGATAGGTGGGATTTTTTCGGAGCTCATAGAGCAGCTTTGCGGGACCGGACTTGGTCTGGTCCAGCAGAGTGCAAATGGTGTGAGCAACCTGAAAGATACTGCGGACCTGGCAGACCGATATGGAAATCTGGTTGCCCGTGGAGCCATGAAGGATATTGGCTCCGGTCTGTCGCTGATGCTGGGAGTTTTGTCCACCCAGACCTATGCCCAGGCTGTTTTGAGCGCGGAGTCGGACCGGAAGGCGAAACGGGGGGCGCTGCTTAGCGCTATGCTGATTCCGCCTTTAGGAATCGCTGGTATATGCATTGGGCTGTTCATGCGTTCCCACTATATGCTGCAGGCAGAAGCAGAGACCCTTAAAGCTGCCGGCATGGCAATACCGGACCTGCCGGTATTAACCAGCACCATTCAGGTGTTTCCGGCTTTTGTTCTGGACTACATGCCGCCCTTGTTGGCAGGCATTGCGCTGGGTACCCTTCTTATTACATCGGTGGGCGGCGGGGCCGGACTTTCACTGGGAATGGCCACCATTCTTATCAAGGACATCTATCAACGTATGACCACTAAGAGGATGGATGAAAAAAAGGAGCTGGCAGCAACACGGGGTATCCTTGGGGCTATCCTTGTAACCGCAGCGTGTGTTGCGTCCCTGGTTCCCGGCAGTACCATTAATGATTTGGGCTTTTTATCCATGGGGCTCAGGGGGTCCGTGGTGCTGGTTCCCATGAGCTGTGCCTTATGGCTGAAATACGATATTAACAAGAGATGGGTCTTGACGGCAATTGTATTGGCACCGGCCGCTGTGCTGGTGGGAAAGCTGCTGGCCCTGCCTATAGATTCATTGTATTTAGGCATCCTGGTTTCCGTACTGTGCTGCTGCGCCGGTGGGATTATGGGAAGGGAGCCGGGAAAAAGGAGGATTTGTGATGATTAA